The Nitrospiria bacterium DNA window ACTGATGTCTTTCGCCAATCGGTACTGGCTGATCCCCATCGGCTTCAGAAATTCTTCATGCAGGACTTCACCGGGATGAATCGGCGAGATCTTTCGAGTCTTCATTACGAACCCCTCCTAATGATAATCAACGATCTCCACTCCTTCGGCGGCCCCTTTGACCCATTTGAAACAGACACGCCATTGCTGATTAATGCGGATGCTGTGCTGGCCCTTCCGATCTCCGCCCAACGCCTCCAATTGATTCGAAGGCGGGATCGTTAATTCCCGCAGATCCTTCGCCGCATGCAGCATCCATAGCTTCCGCATTGCGATCCGCTGAATTGCCGGCGGAAGCTTTCTGGAAAACTCGCGATTAAATATCTTCTCCGTCTCTTTGGAAGCAAAGGATTTAATCACAGACCAATAATAACGCATAACAACATTAACGTCAAGCGTTATCATTAGGCAGACGTTGTATTAAAGGAAGGATAATGTAGGGCGGCTTTTGCCCATCGTCAACTGTTGCTTCACCTTTCTTGCGATCTCCGGATCGAGCTTCGGGTCCACCCAGACCTCTCCCGCGACGCGATGGCCGATGCAACGGCCGCCGAGATACGCGACGGCGTTGGAGGCGATGGCGGGAACTTTGGGATCCGGCGTGAGGATGCCGACGAGGTTCATCGGGTCGGCGGCCGAGACGATGACGGGCGATTCATGAATCGGCCCTGCATAATTGTCCCGTCGTTCCTGTCGCAACAGGTCGACCACCTCCGGCAGCGCGAACTGCTCGCCGCCGACGCCCGTGATGAAGCGTCCGCCGCGGATCTCGCCGCGCGCTTCCATGCGGCGATAGACCGGCAGAAGCTCCTGCCAGGACGGCGCGGCATCCTCGCGAGCGAGAAGATCGCGGAAAAAGACGCCGTAACGCGTCAACAACTGCCAGGCCCATTGTTCTGGAAACGATTTCTCGATATCATCCACACTTACGCTCGTTTTATGTGATTCTA harbors:
- a CDS encoding type II toxin-antitoxin system RelE/ParE family toxin, whose amino-acid sequence is MIKSFASKETEKIFNREFSRKLPPAIQRIAMRKLWMLHAAKDLRELTIPPSNQLEALGGDRKGQHSIRINQQWRVCFKWVKGAAEGVEIVDYH